One Aquisediminimonas profunda genomic region harbors:
- the infC gene encoding translation initiation factor IF-3, whose product MNGPRFNEFIQSPKVRVIDENGENLGVMYTREAIEQAAEVGLDLVEVSPNADPPVAKFLDVGKFKYEAQKKANQARKSQKTQEIKEIKMRPNIDDHDYDVKMRSIHKFIAEGDKVKVTLRFRGRELAHGELGMKLLVRVQEDTAEDAKVEQYPRMEGRQMLMVLSPK is encoded by the coding sequence ATGAATGGGCCGCGTTTCAATGAATTTATCCAGTCCCCCAAGGTGCGGGTGATTGATGAAAATGGCGAAAATCTGGGCGTGATGTACACGCGCGAAGCGATCGAGCAGGCCGCAGAAGTTGGCCTTGATCTGGTGGAGGTCTCGCCAAACGCAGATCCGCCGGTCGCGAAATTCCTGGATGTCGGCAAGTTCAAGTATGAGGCCCAGAAAAAGGCCAATCAGGCCCGCAAGAGCCAGAAGACGCAGGAGATCAAGGAGATCAAGATGCGTCCGAACATCGACGATCACGATTATGACGTGAAGATGCGGTCGATCCACAAATTCATTGCCGAAGGCGACAAGGTCAAAGTGACGCTGCGGTTTCGCGGACGCGAACTGGCGCATGGCGAACTGGGTATGAAGTTGCTCGTGCGGGTTCAGGAAGATACAGCTGAGGATGCAAAGGTCGAGCAATATCCCCGTATGGAAGGCCGCCAGATGCTGATGGTGCTCAGCCCCAAATAA
- a CDS encoding TonB-dependent receptor gives MRKVNFLVSVAMLAMTVPAWAQEQAKPADEAAAEGGDDIIVTATRREESLSNVPIAISAVSGEALANTGATDIRALNQLAPSLLVQGATSEAAFTARVRGVGTVGENPGLESSVGLFIDGVYRSRTGVGLSELGDIERVEVLRGPQGTLFGKNSTAGLINITTRKPSFDFEAKGSATYGNYDYFRIDGSVTGPITQSIAAKLDAVYLKRDGFTKNLTPGLKDSNDRDRYLIRGQVLFQPNDDVSLRLIGDYTKRNEICCAAPYLGPTRILSRDASGNLVIAPNNLLAAINALTPVGANIPTNLNSRSTFNRSVSTTPGFNYRSDTEDYGMSGELNWNLGGAKLTAITAYRDYENIQGQDQDFMRLDVLHRTALTREFKLFTQELRLQGESFGGRLNWLFGGYYSDEKLDVTDNAKFGADAAQFLNCRVVAGSAALAPTINPASPTCSNAPASSFPGFNALAAQLGVSPLAGTGAVRNAFRQNSSNYAFFTHNVFDIIPDKLSLTLGGRYTHERKTLRSSFNNNNTLCTALRNIASPLSGLACAINADAGPGFTSASPGTKRTENEFTGTAVLSFKPVDDLLLYTSFSRGYKAGGFNLDTSALDAPCNPNAGSAAQKAACAAALALPANQRGNARPEAADLQFSPERVNSFEAGLKYNGRGFDLNFAAFYSLFKQFQLNTFNGINFEVTNLQGCKDSLNGADKDASAATGACAANRTRAGVLSKGFEIEGVLHPARDVNVNLGLTYSDTKYRKNLVGANGVPLAPTLFQLPGNQLSNAPKYVATTGFSYSPEIGNSGLSGLLYVDARYQSDTNTGSDLDREKIQDGFIVVNGRIGLYGRDKKWGVEFFGQNIFNKKYQQVAADAPLQGSGTIGEVQSGNAATSNQLFIAFPGEPRTYGITLRGKF, from the coding sequence ATGCGTAAAGTGAATTTCCTGGTTTCCGTCGCCATGTTGGCAATGACTGTGCCGGCATGGGCCCAAGAGCAGGCAAAACCAGCCGATGAAGCCGCCGCAGAAGGCGGGGACGACATTATCGTGACGGCAACCCGGCGCGAGGAATCGCTTTCGAATGTTCCGATCGCGATTTCGGCAGTCTCCGGCGAGGCGCTGGCCAATACCGGAGCCACGGACATTCGCGCCCTTAACCAGCTGGCTCCTTCGCTCCTGGTGCAGGGCGCGACGAGCGAAGCCGCCTTTACCGCGCGCGTTCGCGGCGTTGGCACGGTCGGCGAAAACCCCGGCCTTGAATCTTCAGTCGGTCTTTTCATCGATGGCGTCTATCGCAGTCGCACAGGCGTCGGTCTTTCGGAACTGGGCGATATCGAGCGCGTCGAAGTCTTGCGAGGCCCGCAGGGCACTTTGTTCGGGAAAAACTCTACGGCCGGCCTGATCAACATTACGACCAGGAAACCAAGTTTCGATTTCGAAGCCAAGGGCTCCGCAACCTATGGCAATTATGATTATTTCCGGATCGATGGCTCGGTCACTGGGCCGATCACCCAAAGCATCGCCGCCAAGCTGGACGCCGTTTACCTCAAACGTGACGGATTCACCAAGAATCTGACGCCCGGCCTCAAGGACTCGAACGATCGTGATCGTTACCTGATCCGAGGGCAGGTCCTGTTCCAGCCGAATGATGACGTCAGTCTCCGGCTGATTGGAGACTATACCAAGCGCAATGAAATCTGCTGCGCGGCGCCTTATCTCGGGCCGACGCGCATCCTGAGCCGTGATGCGTCCGGAAACCTCGTGATCGCGCCCAATAATCTGCTTGCAGCGATTAATGCACTCACTCCTGTCGGTGCCAATATTCCAACCAATCTCAATAGCCGCTCGACATTCAACCGCAGTGTTTCGACGACACCAGGCTTCAACTATCGCTCGGACACGGAAGATTATGGCATGTCGGGTGAGCTCAACTGGAATCTTGGGGGGGCAAAGCTGACCGCCATTACCGCCTATCGCGATTATGAGAATATCCAGGGGCAAGACCAGGACTTCATGCGGCTTGATGTCTTGCACCGCACGGCGCTTACGCGAGAATTCAAGCTGTTCACGCAGGAACTTCGGCTGCAGGGCGAATCGTTCGGTGGACGTCTGAACTGGCTGTTTGGCGGCTATTATTCCGATGAAAAGCTGGACGTGACTGACAATGCCAAGTTCGGCGCGGATGCGGCGCAATTCCTGAACTGCCGTGTCGTGGCCGGAAGTGCGGCACTGGCACCAACGATCAATCCAGCCTCTCCAACCTGCTCGAATGCCCCAGCTTCATCCTTTCCAGGTTTCAATGCGCTCGCCGCTCAGCTCGGCGTAAGCCCGCTGGCTGGCACAGGTGCTGTCCGCAATGCGTTCCGCCAGAACAGCAGCAACTACGCCTTCTTTACGCATAACGTCTTCGACATCATCCCCGACAAGCTCTCGCTGACACTGGGAGGGCGTTATACGCATGAGCGCAAGACGCTGCGTTCCTCATTCAATAACAACAACACTCTATGTACGGCACTCCGCAACATTGCATCGCCACTTTCAGGGCTGGCCTGCGCGATCAACGCTGATGCAGGACCGGGGTTTACCAGCGCCAGCCCAGGGACCAAGCGGACTGAGAATGAGTTCACCGGAACCGCTGTGTTGAGCTTCAAGCCAGTCGACGACTTGCTGCTCTACACCTCCTTCTCGCGCGGGTACAAGGCAGGCGGGTTCAATCTCGACACATCGGCGCTCGATGCTCCCTGCAACCCGAATGCCGGTTCCGCAGCGCAAAAGGCGGCATGTGCGGCGGCGCTTGCTTTGCCCGCCAACCAGCGGGGCAATGCCCGTCCGGAGGCGGCCGATCTCCAGTTCTCGCCCGAGCGGGTCAATTCGTTCGAAGCAGGCCTGAAGTACAATGGTCGAGGTTTCGATCTGAATTTCGCGGCCTTCTATTCGCTGTTCAAACAGTTCCAGCTCAACACCTTCAACGGCATCAATTTCGAGGTGACGAACCTTCAGGGATGCAAGGACAGCCTGAACGGGGCTGACAAGGATGCCAGTGCTGCAACGGGTGCCTGCGCTGCCAATCGGACGAGGGCCGGGGTGCTGTCCAAAGGCTTCGAAATTGAGGGCGTTCTGCATCCGGCAAGAGATGTGAACGTCAACTTGGGCCTGACCTATTCGGACACGAAGTATCGCAAGAATCTGGTCGGCGCGAACGGAGTCCCACTTGCCCCCACCCTGTTCCAGTTGCCGGGCAATCAATTGTCCAATGCACCGAAATATGTCGCGACGACGGGTTTCAGCTATTCGCCTGAGATTGGCAATTCGGGTCTGAGCGGTCTGCTCTATGTCGATGCCCGTTATCAGAGCGACACCAACACAGGGTCCGATCTGGATCGGGAGAAGATCCAGGATGGCTTTATCGTCGTCAATGGCCGCATCGGGCTTTATGGTCGTGACAAGAAATGGGGGGTCGAGTTCTTCGGCCAGAACATCTTCAACAAGAAGTACCAGCAGGTTGCAGCCGATGCTCCGCTTCAGGGCAGCGGAACCATCGGCGAAGTGCAATCCGGGAATGCCGCGACATCCAACCAGCTGTTCATCGCCTTCCCGGGCGAACCGCGCACCTATGGGATCACGCTGCGCGGCAAGTTCTGA